The Vibrio orientalis CIP 102891 = ATCC 33934 genome segment AACGTGCGATCAAGCATTAACCAGAATCGCTTCAGCTTGGTATAAATTTGCTGTTCATCAAGATCACCAACATAGGGCAAGAGAACATCGTCGAGCTGGCCTAAATAGACGGGAATATTCGTCACTGAAGGAACATGGTGATAGATGATAGTAAGTAGATTTAACGCATCATCAAAATCGGTTGCCGCATCAAGTTCAAGGTAAACCGAGCCTTGTTTTAGGAACTTGGCGTAATCTGGCAATACATAACGAGGCTTAAAGGGAGCATGCCCTTCAAACATGTCGCATAACACGCCCTCTTCCATTGCTTGCGCAACATCTGTCGAAACCGGCATGTAGGGTAAACTCGCTTCTGCCTCTAATGCTAAAAACTGGTTTTTCTGTTTAGGTGATAAAGTCGCATCCGTAACAATTTTCGATACGCGCTGTTGAAAAGCAGTGTGGCTGTCAGACATGTGGTTTTCCTTATTGTTTTTAAGGATTTTAGCTAATGCCGGCCATGTCCACGATTGAAATTATGTTCAGTTATGATTTCCATTTTGGAAATGTGCAAATAAGAAAAAGCCTCGATAATTCGAGGCTTATTATTCAAGTTAATGCTAATTATAGCTTAAAGCGTTGAATCTCTTGCTCAAGTTCATGAGAAAGCTCAGACAGTTGAGCCGCTTGATCTGCTGCATCGTGCGCTTCATCTGCCAACTCGTTTGACACATCACGAATACCAACCGTATTGCGAGTGATTTCAGATGTGACTGACGCTTGCTCTTCAGCCGCAGAAGCAATTTGTGTTGCCATGTCACTGATACGCTCAACAGCAGTTTGGATTTGAGTTAGGCTCACTGCTGCGGAATCCGCATCCGAAACGCTAGTATCAGCCAACTGACGGCTGTCACCCATAATACTTACCGCTTTACCCGTCGTACCTTGCAAGGTTTCAATCATCTGCTGAATTTCTTTCGTAGACGCATGAGTACGTTGACTTAACACACGAACTTCGTCTGCAACTACAGCGAAACCACGACCTTGTTCACCAGCACGAGCCGCTTCGATAGCCGCGTTAAGTGCCAGTAAGTTCGTTTGCTCTGCAATATCTTGGATCGTCGACAGGATTGTATTAATGCTGTTTCCGTGAACTTCGAGCTCTTGAATCACTTCCGTAGCAACTTGAACTTCTGTCGCTAGGTTTTGGATAGAACTTTGAGTTTGCACCACTTGCTCACCGCCATGCACACACGCCGTAACCGCTTCCGTAGAGTTCTGAGCCGTATTGTCGGCATTACCAGCGATTTCCTGAGTTGCCGCAGCCATCTCATTGATTGCTGTCGCAACCATGTTGATTTCATCTTGCTGTAGACGAATACGCGCGCTACGCTCTTCCGCTTGTTGTGCGGTTTGCTTTGATTGTTCAGATAGAGAGGCAGAAACCACACTCAACTTGGTTACCATTTGGTGCATATTGCCGACAAAGGTATTGAAGTTTGTCGCCAACTGGCCCACTTCATCATCACTACGCGGTTCTAAACGCTGAGTTAGATCGCCTTCACCCGATGCAATCTCTTCTAAAGCATCAGACACTCGAACTAAGTCACGGAACAAGAAGTTAACTAACCAAGAAACAACAGCAATTACGATCAGAGTAATCACGATAGCGGTAATGATAAGACTTTGTAGTAACTCAGTATGTGCGGCTTCTTCAGTCGCGCGGTCCATTTCAATCGCGAAAATCCAGTCAGTACCTTCGATTTTGCTAAAGAAATAGAGTTTTTCTTTACCGCCACGTTCGATGATCTCAATCGAACCCGTGTTCGCTGCTTGTTCAATCGCATTCAGGTTCAACTTCTTCGACAACGTTGTCACTGGTTTGAGCGACAGCGCCTTGTCTGGGTGCGCTAAGAAGGTCCCATCCTGTGAATCAATCAGCATTGCGTAGGCGTTCTCACCCGCATCAAGATTGATCACATCGTTGATAAGCTGATCGATCAATACGTCAGCACCGACAACACCAATAAATTGGCCATTGCGACGAACTGGCTCTGCGATGGTAACTAGCAATGCATTAGTGATGGCATCTTTATATGCCGTCGTTACGATTTGCTGGCCAGCTTTATTCGCATCGATATACCAAGGACGTAAACGTGGATCATAATCCGCACGATTACGCTCAGGGTGTGAGCGGTACATGCCACCTTCTGGAGTACCAAGGAAGATGTCATCAAATCCACCCGCTTTGCGAGCTTGTTGAAGGAACGGTACGACATCCATTTCTTCACTGTAATCATTAAACGCAGTTGCGATATCTTTACGGATATCAATCCAGTCAGAAATACCTTCTGATGCAGCAGTCGCTAAGCTCTCCGCACGTGAGTAAACGCCGTTACGGGTTTGTTGGAAAAGTTGGTCAGCAGATAGCCATGTGAGTGCGCTTGCCATTAGCACCACCGCTAATAAGCTTGCGCCAATCAGTTTCTGTTTTAAAGAAAGTTTCATAGTGTCAATAAAAGGTTTGGGAACAGTTAGGGAGCGGTGAGTTTACAAGTAAGAAAAGACTTACGCACGAAATATCGACTGTTTTTCGTAAAATTGATAGGTGTTTGTATTTGTGGCATTTTTATGGCGTCAAGAGCCTGACAAATACAACGAACCAATTCATCACTACCCGGAATAAGTAGCAATGAATTTAGGATAATTATTGTTTCAGTAGCTGCATGAATTCGGATGGTAATATCGGTTTAGAGAAAAGGTAACCTTGAAATTGATGGCAGTTTTCGCGGTTAAGCAGTTCTAGTTGATCAGTGTGCTCCACCCCTTCCGCAATGACTGTTTTGCCAAGATTATGTGCCATCTGAATAATCGTTCTTACGATCATATGACCAGTGATATCTTCCACACAGTCGTCAATAAAAGACTTATCAATCTTAACCGTATCGATTGGCAGCTGCTTGAGGTAGTTTAATGATGAGTACTCGACACCAAAGTCATCAATAGCAATAGACACTCCAGCGTCTTGTAGCAGCTGACAGGTATCAGCGACGTGTGAGTATTTGTCCATCATTGCTGTTTCGGTGATTTCAATTTGCAACAATTTAGAGGGAAGTTGATGTCTTTTCAACATTTCAGAGATATATGGATAAATATCATCATGAGCAAATTGGACACTCGAAACATTGACTGAAATGCATATCTCATAGCCCTGTTTACGCCACTCACTCGATTGCTTAATCGCTTGTTCTATAACCCAGCGACCAATTGGAATAATCTGTGCCGTTTTTTCTGCCACACCAATGAAATCGCATGGAGGTACAAAGCCTAAGTCAGGGTGTTCCCATCGTAGCAATGCTTCTGCGCCGATTATCTCCTGACTCTTCACATCCACTTTTGGTTGGTATACCAAAAACATTTGCTCATTATCAATTGCACCTTTGAGTTCAATTTCAATTTGGTGCTCACGAATTGTCTCGTTCATGAGCTCATCGTCATACCATTGGATCACGCCATCGCCCTTGCGCTTACTTTTAGCCAACGCAACATCGACGTTCTTTCCCCACACCTTGATGTTATTTTGCGCATCACTCAGCATAGCAATGCCCGCATAATATCTAAGTCGGTGAGAGGTATTGTGGATTTGGCATACACTATCGTAATTAACCCGTAATCCTTCAATTAATTCATTGAGTTCGTTTTGGTTGCCATCAGTACATTTGATTAAAGCAATTAAGTCATCCCCGCCCAAACGGTATAGCTGATTGCTCTCTCCCAATAATCGTTTCATTTGGCGAGAGAAACCGAGTAACAACGCATCCCCATAACCATAACCTAGGTCATCATTGACCTTTTTTAAGTTATCGAGACCAATTTGCAAGGCGGCATAGTCAACGGTGTCACACGCTTTTAGCTCATGAACCGCATTGAAAAAGGCTTTTCTGTTTGGGAGTTTAGTAAGGTAGTCGGTCAGACTTGCCTCTTTATATAAGTTCGATTGTTTTTCAGACTTCTGTTGAAAGTAGGTCATAATGGTTGCGAACACCGTAATGAACGCGACCTCTATAGCATCTTCGATAAATTCATCAAATTCTTCAGCGGGCAAATTGATCAAATAACTAAGGATCAAAGCGGCCCCTACCGCGATGGGCCACAGAGAGCCAGGGAAAAGTATGATATAGCACAGCGGTAATACGATAAATGCTTCTTCAATGGCATCAAGTTCGAGTGGCTCGATAATTCCGCCGCCGAACAAAACAACAAGAGAAATAATGGATGCTGCAAGTTTGATGCGGAAATGTTGAACGAAGTACGCCACAAGCATAGCAATCGGAAATAGCAGATAAAACCAGCTTACTATATGGTGCTCGGTGATTAGCGTATAGGAAATCAAATAGACAGAAGCTAGGTACACGCCCGTCAAAGCGTATAACATGGTTTGACTATTGCCTACTTGAAGTACACTCTCCTTCCTCTTCTGCATTGAATACCTTGCTCTCCGAACTCATTGTTCAAGCCATGATAATATGAAACCACTCATTACAGAATTTCGTTTTCCAGATGGCCGTCTCATTTATTCTGTTACACCTATGCAAACTAAAAGTATCGTTGGATTAAAGCTACTCTCTTAAATTTAGTCAAAAAAAATGCCGAACATAAAGTCCGGCATTTATAAATTAGCAAGAAGTATTATTCTTGAGAGTCTTCGTCGCTCTGCGTTGGAGCCTCAGACTCTTCAGTCGCATTCACTGCTTCTTCCGACTCTTCACCTTCAACTAGCTCAACTTCTTCTACTTCGTCAATGCGTTGTAGACCAACAACGTTCTCATCTTCAGCAGTACGGATTAGCGTTACACCTTGAGTGTTACGACCCACTTGGCTTACTTCAGAGACACGTGTACGAACCAGAGTACCAGCGTCGGTGATCATCATCATCTCGTCGCCTTCTTCTACTTGTACCGCACCAACAACTGGACCGTTACGATCAGAAACCTTGATAGAGACTACACCTTGAGTCGCACGACCTTTGGTTGGATATTCTGCAAGCTCAGTACGTTTACCGTAACCATTTTGCGTCACTGTTAGAATGTCGCCTTCGTTTGCAGGCACAATCAGTGAAACAACTTGATCATCTTCGGCTAGTTTCATACCGCGAACACCAGCCGCTGTACGACCCATTGCACGTACTTTATCTTCTGCAAAACGAACGACTTTACCCGCTTTCGAGAACAGCATGATGTCGCTATCACCGTTAGTGATATCAACACCAATCAACGAGTCGTCATCACGTAGGTTAACCGCGATTAGACCGTTAGCGCGTACGTTAGCGAATTGAGTCAGTGGTGTCTTCTTAACAGTACCGTCGCCAGTTGCCATGAAGATAAACTTATCTTCTGAGAACTCATCAACAGGTAGGATAGCAGTAATGCGCTCACCTTCTTCTAGAGGAAGAATATTGACGATTGGCTTACCACGAGCAGTACGACTTGCTAGCGGCAGTTGATAAACTTTCAGGCGGTAAGTCTTACCGCGGGTAGAGAAACATAAGATGTTGTCGTGAGTATTCGCAACAAGCAAGCGCTCGATGTAATCCTCTTCTTTCATCTTCGTTGCACTCTTACCTTTACCACCACGACGTTGTGCTTCGTAATCGCTTAAGATTTGGTACTTAACGTAGCCTTCGTGAGATAGCGTCACAACAACATCTTCACGAGCAATCAGCTCTTCCATGTCAATGTCGTGGCTTGCTGCTGTGATTTCTGTACGACGAACATCGCCGAACGCATCACGGACAGTTTCTAGCTCTTCACGAATCACTTCCATCAGACGTTCAGTGCTTGCAAGAATATGCATTAGCTCTTTGATTTCGTCCAATAGTGCTTTGTACTCGTCTAGGATCTTCTCGTGCTCTAGGCCTGTTAGTTTGTGTAGGCGTAGATCAAGAATCGCTTGTGCTTGTGTTTCTGTCAGGTAGTACTGACCGTCACGGATACCGTATTGCTCTTCTAGCCAATCTGGGCGAGCTGCATCAGTACCTGCGCTTTCAAGCATTGCAGCAACGTTACCAAGATCCCAGCCACGAGCAACTAAGCCAGCTTTTGCTTCAGCAGGTGTTGCTGCATTACGAATAAGTTCGATGATTTCATCAATGTTCGCAAGAGCAAGTGCAAGTGCTTCAAGGATATGTGCGCGATCGCGTGCTTTCTTAAGTTCGAAGATAGTACGACGTGTTACAACTTCACGGCGGTGATCAACGAAGCACTTCAACATATCTTTTAGGTTGAATAGCTGAGGTTGACCATTGTTCAGTGCAACCATGTTGATGCCGAAAGTCGTTTGCAGTTGAGTTTGTGCGTATAGGTTGTTTAGAACCACTTCGCCCACTGCATCACGCTTACATTCAATAACAATACGCATACCGTCTTTATCAGACTCATCACGTAGTGCACTGATGCCTTCTACTTTCTTATCTTTAACTAGCTCAGCGATCTTCTCAATCAAACGAGCTTTGTTCACCTGGTAAGGGATTTCAGTGACAATAATGGTTTCTTTACCATTCTTCTCTACTTCGATATCCGCTTTAGAGCGCATGTAGATCTTACCGCGACCTGTTTTGTACGCGTCTACGATGCCTTTACGACCGCTGATTAAAGCCGCTGTTGGGAAGTCAGGACCAGGAATGTAGTCCATTAGCTCATCGATAGTGATCTCTTCATTATCAATGAAAGCTAGACAGCCATCGATCACTTCGCCAAGGTTGTGTGGCGGGATGTTGGTTGCCATACCTACTGCGATACCAGACGCACCGTTTACCAATAGGTTAGGAATTTTAGTTGGTAAAACTGCAGGGATTTGCTCAGTACCGTCGTAGTTAGGTACGTAGTCTACAGTTTCTTTATCTAAGTCAGCCAAAAGTTCGTGGGCAATTTTTGCCATGCGAACTTCGGTGTAACGCATTGCCGCCGCTGAGTCACCATCGATCGAACCGAAGTTACCTTGACCGTCGACCAGCATGTAACGAAGTGAGAACGGTTGAGCCATACGTACGATTGTATCGTACACAGCGCTATCACCGTGTGGGTGATACTTACCGATTACGTCGCCAACAACACGGGCAGATTTTTTATATGGTTTATTCCAATCATTACCTAGTACATTCATCGCGAACAAAACGCGGCGGTGTACAGGCTTTAGGCCATCACGCACATCTGGAAGAGCACGACCAACGATAACTGACATCGCATAGTCTAGGTATGAACCTCGAAGCTCATCTTCAATGTTTACGGGCGTGATCTCTTTCGCTAGATCGCTCATAGAGCCATTATCCCTCTATTTATAGATCGTATGTACAATACGCTTAAGGTGCAAAAATATAACATACAATTCAGTAGTTCGGCATCACTTTCCCTCTCCTTTTATAAGGTTGTGAGCTTGGTTGTGAATCAAGTGCCGAGAATTTGCACACTCTAATTTTATCTTGCTGAAAAATGGTTATATTTTACTCGCCTTTAGAGAAAAGTGAACCTCTCTATGGAGTGTTATGCTTGAAAGGGTATAATGCGTTCAATTCAAGGAAGCAGGTTAATAAATAGAGTTGTTATGACCCAAACACAAAATGTCGATCCTAACGAAATTAAAAAGTTTGAAGATATGGCTTCGCGCTGGTGGGATCTAGAAGGTGAATTTAAACCTCTTCACCAAATCAACCCCCTTCGTTTGAACTACGTATTGGATAACGCTGGCGGACTCTTTGGCAAAACAGTTCTCGATGTCGGCTGTGGTGGCGGAATTTTAGCGGAAAGCATGGCGAAAGAAGGCGCTATCGTTACTGGGTTAGATATGGGTAAAGAACCGCTTGAAGTGGCTCGTCTACATGCACTAGAAACCGGAACTAAGCTCACCTACATCCAGTGCACGATTGAAGATCACGCCGTTGAAAACGCTGGTAAGTACGATGTGGTTACTTGTATGGAAATGTTAGAGCACGTTCCTGACCCACTCTCAGTGATCAAGTCATGTGCAGCGTTAGTTAAGCCTGGTGGTCACGTTTTCTTCTCGACACTGAACCGAAACCTAAAATCCTATTTATTCGCGATTGTTGGTGCTGAGAAGCTGCTGAAGATCGTACCAGAAGGCACTCACGATCATGATAAATTTATTCGCCCTGCGGAACTTATCAAAATGATTGACCACACTGACTTAACTGAGACGGGTATTACAGGCCTTCATTACAACCCGCTTACAGACACCTACAAGCTTGGTAGCAATGTCGATGTAAACTACATCGTCCACACTCAAAAGTTTTAACAACTTTCACATACCATATATTGTGTTTATTTCTCAGGCGATGACGTAATGTCATCGCCTTTTTTAATCATTTTTTCATCAATTTTTGCGTGTTTGATTCCAAATTAAACGACTCATTTTTCTTCCCGAAATTTGTTCAAAGATCAAGGTATTTTTTTTTGTTTGTGGTTACTTATAAACCACACTGGAGATGGTAATTTTATGCATTATTGCTAGCCCTATCGCTATCGGTTAGTAGCCACTAACTGTTTTTTTTGATTTTGTCAGTTATCCACAAGTCATCCCAGATCTGCTCCTTGAAAAATACAATTGATAGCACTATCTTGTAACCCGCAAACAGATAAACCCCTATATGTTGTGTTTGCTACTACAATATATAGATAGATTTTGATCACAAAGCCGGTACAAGTTTTACAAGAATTACACAAAAATACGGCTTTTATCAGTTTTGTTAGGGAAATGAAGCAGAATGAACCAACAACTTACCGTTACTAAACGTAACGGCCGTAAAGAAAGCATTGATCTAGAGAAGATCCATCGCGTTATCACTTGGGCTGCAGAAGGCTTAGATAACGTTTCAGTATCACAAGTAGAACTACGCGCTCACATTCAGTTCTACGATGGCATCACAACCTCTGATATTCATGAAACAATCATCAAGTCTGCAGCAGACCTGATCTCTGAAGAGACGCCAGATTATCAATATCTAGCGGCTCGCCTAGCAGTATTCCACCTACGTAAGAAAGCGTATGGCCAGTATGAGCCACCAACGCTGCACGATCACGTTGCACGTATGGTTGATATGGGTAAGTACGATCAGCACATTCTTGAAGATTACACAAAAGCTGAGTTAGATGAGCTAGACGCATACCTTGACCACAAGCGCGATCTAAACTTCTCTTATGCAGCTGTAAAACAGCTTGAAGGTAAGTACTTCGTTCAAAACCGCGTGTCTGGTGAAATCTACGAAAGTGCTCAGTTCCTTTACATCCTAGTATCTGCTTGTCTGTTTGCTAAGTATCCGAAAGAGACACGTCTTGATTACATCAAACGTTTCTATGATGCGACATCAACATTTAAGATTTCTCTACCTACGCCGATCATGTCTGGCGTACGTACGCCTACTCGTCAGTTCAGCTCATGTGTATTGATCGAGTGTGGTGATAGCCTTGATTCAATCAACGCAACAGCAAGCTCTATCGTACGTTACGTTTCTCAACGTGCTGGTATCGGCATCAACGCAGGTCGTATCCGTGCGTTAGGTTCTGAGATCCGTGGCGGTGAAGCTTTCCACACTGGCTGTATTCCTTTCTACAAATACTTCCAGACAGCAGTTAAATGTTGTTCTCAAGGTGGTGTTCGTGGCGGTGCAGCAACAGTATTCTACCCGCTATGGCACGGTGAATCTCAAGCATTAATGGTTCTTAAGAACAACCGTGGTGTTGAAGAAAACCGTGTACGTCATATGGATTACGGCGTTCAGTTGAACCGTCTTATGTACCAACGCTTGGTTGAGGGTGGTAACATCACTCTATTCTCGCCTTCTGACGTACCTGGCCTATACGATGCGTTCTTCGAGAACCAAGATGAGTTCGAACGTCTATACGTGAAATACGAGAACGATCCTTCAGTTAAGAAAGAGACTGTTAAAGCGATCGAGATGTTCTCTATCTTGATGCAAGAGCGTGCTTCTACAGGTCGTATCTATATCCAAAACGTTGACCACTGTAACACTCACAGTCCATTTGACTCAGAGGTTGCTCCAGTACGTCAATCGAACCTATGTCTTGAGATCGCACTGCCGACTAAGCCTCTGACTAACGTAGAAGATGACTCTGGTGAGATCGCTCTTTGTACACTGTCAGCATTCAACCTTGGTGCAATTAAGTCTCTAGATGATTTGGAAGAGCTGTCCGAGCTTGTAGTACGTGCACTCGATGCACTACTTGATTACCAAGACTACCCTCTTCCGGCGGCATACAAGTCAACTATGAACCGTCGTACACTGGGTGTTGGTGTTATTAACTACGCTTACTACCTAGCGAAAAATGGTGTTAAGTACTCTGATGGTAGTGCAAACGGCTTAACTCACCGTACATTTGAAGCGATTCAATACTACCTACTTAGAGCGTCTGTTGCACTAGCGAAAGAACAAGGCAAGTGTCCATCTTTCCACGAAACAAACTACGCGAAAGGTCTACTGCCAATCGATACATATAAAAAAGATATCGATTTAGTATGTGATGAGCAGTTGCATTACGACTGGGATGGTTTACGTGAAGAGATCGTGACTCACGGTCTACGTAACTCCACACTGACTGCACTAATGCCTTCTGAGACATCATCGCAGATCTCTAACGCGACAAACGGTATTGAACCACCACGTGGTTACGTATCAGTTAAGGCTTCTAAAGATGGTATCTTGAAGCAGGTTGTACCAGAATTCACTGAGTACAAAGATAACTATGAATTGCTTTGGAACATCGGTTCTAACGATGGTTATCTACACCTTGTTGGCATCATGCAGAAGTTCGTTGACCAAGCTATTTCAGCAAACACGAACTATGATCCAACTCGTTTCGAAAGCGGTAAAGTACCGATGAAGAAACTGCTGCAAGATCTTCTAACAGCGTACAAATATGGTGTTAAAACGCTTTACTACCATAACACTCGTGATGGTGCGAGCGATGACCAGAAAGACGCTGTACAACCACAAGACGACGATTGCGCGGGCGGCGGTTGTAAGATTTAATCCATAATCCCCCTATTGGGATTATTAAGGCTTAACAAAACTATTGGCCCCTCAGTTTGAGGGGCATAAAAGGAATTGAGGCATCATGGCTTACAGTACTTTTAACCGAACTAAAAACGACCAACTAAAAGAACCGATGTTCTTGGGTCAATCGGTAAACGTTGCACGTTACGATCAACAAAAATTTGAAATTTTCGAAAAACTCATCGAGAAGCAACTCTCTTTCTTCTGGCGTCCAGAAGAAGTAGACGTATCGAGCGATCGTATCGACTACAACAAGCTACCAGACCACGAAAAACACATTTTCATCTCAAACCTAAAATACCAAACGCTACTGGATTCTATCCAGGGTCGTAGCCCTAACGTTGCGCTGCTTCCATTGGTTTCTCTACCAGAAGTAGAGACATGGATTGAGACTTGGTCTTTCTCCGAGACCATTCACTCACGTTCGTACACTCACATCATCCGTAACATCGTTAACGATCCGGGTCTTGTGTTTGATGACATCGTAGAAAATGAACACATTCTTAAGCGTGCTAAAGATATTTCAGGCTACTACGATGACCTGATCCAACTGACTAACGACTACCACCGTTACGGTGAAGGTACACACACAATCAATGGTGAAGAAGTAACGATCACACTTCATAACCTGAAGAAAAAGCTGTACATCTGTCTAATGTCAGTGAACGCACTAGAAGCTATTCGTTTCTACGTAAGTTTTGCATGTTCATTTGCATTTGCTGAACGTGAGCTGATGGAAGGTAATGCGAAAATCATTAAGCTAATTGCTCGTGATGAAGCGCTACACCTAACGGGTACACAGCACATGATCAACCTGCTTCGTAACGGTCAAGATGACTTCTCATTCATGCAGATCGCAGAAGAGTGTAAGCAAGAGTGTTTCGACCTATTCAAAGAAGCCGCCGAGCAAGAAAAAGAGTGGGCAGAATACCTATTCAAAGATGGTTCAATGATTGGTCTGAACAAAGATATTCTTTGTCAGTACGTTGAGTACATTACCAACATCCGCATGCAAGCTGTTGGTCTTGGCGCAGCTTACCCAGAAGCAACATCGAACCCAATCCCATGGATCAACGCTTGGTTATCTTCTGATAACGTTCAGGTTGCACCTCAGGAAGCGGAAATCTCATCTTACCTAGTTGGTCAGATTGATAGTGATGTTCGTGCGGATGACTTTAAGGACTTCGAACTGTAATGCCAACAATCAAAATCAACGGGATAACACCTATTCAGTCTCACCCTTCGAATACCATTCTGGAAACGATGGAAAACGCAGGGTTAGAACCAGAATACAATTGCCGTGATGGACACTGTGGCGCTTGTCGCTGTAAGTTAATCTCAGGTGAAGTGGAATACGTTGGTTTTGCTATGGCTTACACTGAAGAGCGCGAAATTTTACCGTGCATCTGTAAAGCAAAGTCTGATATCGAGATTGAAGGTGTTCATTATGCGCTAAAAGAAAAACGCGCATAATACATTTTTAGTCATCAAAAAAAGCCCTTTAGTTCATCACTAAAGGGCTTTTTGTATATAAAGAATAAGGTGTACAAGTAAGAAACGCGCTTTCAAATCAACATAGAAAAATGAATAACTATACAATTAAAGAAAATCCAAGGCTTACGCTGCCTTTTATGCGTTTAATTTAGCAGGCGCACGCGACAAAAATGCATCAGCGGTCAGCATGGACACTGCCTTGTCACCGATTTCTCTACCATCGTCATCAAAAAGCGAAAGGTGGTAACCTAAGCTATCCCCTACAATTTTTTCTTTTGGTGCTTGTCGCCACAAAGAGATTACATCTTGACGCTCATCCTTAAGTGCTTCACCCAAAATAACTTTTTGACTAGCAACTTGGTACCATACAAGGATTTTGGACTGACTAAACATACTAACCCCTCCGTGAAAATAGCAATTCGAGTAGTCAGTTTATCCTCTTCTCCAGTAAAAATAAGTACCAAAAGTGAGACAATTTTGGCTTCTATTTAAAATCATTAAGTTAAGCTATATATGAATGCGCTATAAAAAAATATTTAACTGATGAAAATGAAATATCAAGTGCATTCATTTGCTTATTACAGAATGCCACCCCACGTAGAATTGACAAATATAAATAGTCAGATCAATGAATGGTTATGCACTAATTACACTTCGTGGAATAAACATCTCTTTTTCACGAGTTAATGAACTGTAACTTGCAAACATCGGCTTCGCACTCAAGTAACGACGAAGCATATCCGCAGCAATCGTGGTAATGACGAGAGCTCGTTCTTTGCGCGAATAATCACGATTGAATGTCAGGGTTTGTCCCCACTCTCCTTCAGGTGTCGCCAATGCCACCGAAAACGTCTTATTGACTACCTTCCCTGTCACAATAGCGATATCAGTGGCACACTTTTCTTTAGTCGCACCAACGAGCGCTAATACCGAAGCTAACGCATCATCGCTACCTTCCGCTAATGCCACTTTTTCACCCAAAACCCAACCATGACCACAATACTCTGCCGCACCTTCATGGGATTGAACCCACTGAGATAACGCACCGTAGGTTGATTGTTCTGCAGTAGAGATTGATTGCTTCTTATCTAAAATCAAATGGGCGACGTGATCTTGCATAGACTCATCGATGCTCACCACATTGGCTTCCACTAAGCTAAAGATCATCTGTAACAGCTTTACTCGTCTATCTAGGTCTTCTTTTGGACCAAACAGCTTAACCTCGATATAAGGAAGGTATGAGCGATAGCCTAAGCTATACCCATCAGGAAGTTGCATTTTATCGAGCTTATCTGAGAGCGCCGACTCTGAAGTACCAAAAGTGTACAGTTTG includes the following:
- the ubiG gene encoding bifunctional 2-polyprenyl-6-hydroxyphenol methylase/3-demethylubiquinol 3-O-methyltransferase UbiG; protein product: MTQTQNVDPNEIKKFEDMASRWWDLEGEFKPLHQINPLRLNYVLDNAGGLFGKTVLDVGCGGGILAESMAKEGAIVTGLDMGKEPLEVARLHALETGTKLTYIQCTIEDHAVENAGKYDVVTCMEMLEHVPDPLSVIKSCAALVKPGGHVFFSTLNRNLKSYLFAIVGAEKLLKIVPEGTHDHDKFIRPAELIKMIDHTDLTETGITGLHYNPLTDTYKLGSNVDVNYIVHTQKF
- the nrdA gene encoding class 1a ribonucleoside-diphosphate reductase subunit alpha; this translates as MNQQLTVTKRNGRKESIDLEKIHRVITWAAEGLDNVSVSQVELRAHIQFYDGITTSDIHETIIKSAADLISEETPDYQYLAARLAVFHLRKKAYGQYEPPTLHDHVARMVDMGKYDQHILEDYTKAELDELDAYLDHKRDLNFSYAAVKQLEGKYFVQNRVSGEIYESAQFLYILVSACLFAKYPKETRLDYIKRFYDATSTFKISLPTPIMSGVRTPTRQFSSCVLIECGDSLDSINATASSIVRYVSQRAGIGINAGRIRALGSEIRGGEAFHTGCIPFYKYFQTAVKCCSQGGVRGGAATVFYPLWHGESQALMVLKNNRGVEENRVRHMDYGVQLNRLMYQRLVEGGNITLFSPSDVPGLYDAFFENQDEFERLYVKYENDPSVKKETVKAIEMFSILMQERASTGRIYIQNVDHCNTHSPFDSEVAPVRQSNLCLEIALPTKPLTNVEDDSGEIALCTLSAFNLGAIKSLDDLEELSELVVRALDALLDYQDYPLPAAYKSTMNRRTLGVGVINYAYYLAKNGVKYSDGSANGLTHRTFEAIQYYLLRASVALAKEQGKCPSFHETNYAKGLLPIDTYKKDIDLVCDEQLHYDWDGLREEIVTHGLRNSTLTALMPSETSSQISNATNGIEPPRGYVSVKASKDGILKQVVPEFTEYKDNYELLWNIGSNDGYLHLVGIMQKFVDQAISANTNYDPTRFESGKVPMKKLLQDLLTAYKYGVKTLYYHNTRDGASDDQKDAVQPQDDDCAGGGCKI
- the nrdB gene encoding class Ia ribonucleoside-diphosphate reductase subunit beta, whose product is MAYSTFNRTKNDQLKEPMFLGQSVNVARYDQQKFEIFEKLIEKQLSFFWRPEEVDVSSDRIDYNKLPDHEKHIFISNLKYQTLLDSIQGRSPNVALLPLVSLPEVETWIETWSFSETIHSRSYTHIIRNIVNDPGLVFDDIVENEHILKRAKDISGYYDDLIQLTNDYHRYGEGTHTINGEEVTITLHNLKKKLYICLMSVNALEAIRFYVSFACSFAFAERELMEGNAKIIKLIARDEALHLTGTQHMINLLRNGQDDFSFMQIAEECKQECFDLFKEAAEQEKEWAEYLFKDGSMIGLNKDILCQYVEYITNIRMQAVGLGAAYPEATSNPIPWINAWLSSDNVQVAPQEAEISSYLVGQIDSDVRADDFKDFEL
- the yfaE gene encoding class I ribonucleotide reductase maintenance protein YfaE, which gives rise to MPTIKINGITPIQSHPSNTILETMENAGLEPEYNCRDGHCGACRCKLISGEVEYVGFAMAYTEEREILPCICKAKSDIEIEGVHYALKEKRA